In Notolabrus celidotus isolate fNotCel1 chromosome 8, fNotCel1.pri, whole genome shotgun sequence, a genomic segment contains:
- the LOC117817425 gene encoding histone H2B 1/2-like: protein MPETVKAPKKGSKKAVSKATKTGKKRRRTRKESYAIYVYKVLKQVHPDTGISSKAMGIMNSFVSDIFERIAGEASRLAHYNKRSTITSREIQTAVRLLLPGELAKHAVSEGTKAVTKYTSSK from the coding sequence ACAGTGAAAGCACCCAAGAAGGGCTCTAAGAAAGCCGTGTCCAAGGCCACCAAGACCggcaagaagaggaggaggaccaggAAAGAGAGCTACGCCATCTACGTATACAAGGTCCTGAAGCAGGTCCACCCCGACACTGGGATCTCCTCCAAGGCTATGGGCATTATGAACTCCTTCGTGAGTGATATCTTTGAGCGCATCGCCGGTGAGGCCTCCCGTCTGGCTCACTACAACAAGCGCTCCACCATCACCTCCAGGGAGATCCAGACCGCCGTCCGCCTGCTGCTACCCGGTGAGCTGGCCAAGCACGCCGTGTCTGAGGGCACCAAGGCTGTGACCAAGTACACCAGCTCCAAGTAA